One window from the genome of Plasmodium relictum strain SGS1 genome assembly, chromosome: 12 encodes:
- the Trx-Px1 gene encoding thioredoxin peroxidase 1, putative yields the protein MALNVGKEAPFFKAEALFGDNSFGEVSLTDFIDKKYVLLYFYPLDFTFVCPSEIIALDKALDSFKERNVELIGCSVDSKFTHLAWKKTPLSNGGIGNIRHTLLSDITKSISRDYNVLFNDSVALRAFFLIDKKGIIQHVLINNLAIGRSVDEILRIIDALQHHEKYGDVCPANWAKGKIAMKPSTEGVSDYLSKI from the coding sequence ATGGCATTGAACGTAGGAAAAGAAGCTCCTTTTTTTAAAGCAGAAGCACTTTTTGGAGATAATTCTTTTGGTGAAGTAAGTTTAACTGACtttattgataaaaaatatgtacttttatatttttatccaCTGGATTTCACTTTTGTATGCCCATCAGAAATAATAGCATTAGATAAAGCCTTAGATTCAtttaaagaaagaaatgtagAATTGATAGGATGCAGTGTGGATAGTAAATTTACACATTTAGCATGGAAAAAAACACCATTGTCAAACGGGGGCATTGGTAATATAAGGCATACTTTGTTATCTGATATTACAAAATCAATTTCAAGAGATTATaatgttttatttaatgATAGTGTAGCATTAAGAGCtttctttttaatagataaaaaaggaataattCAACATGTGCTCATCAATAATTTAGCAATTGGTAGATCAGTTGATGaaattttaagaataatTGATGCTTTACAGCACCATGAAAAATATGGAGATGTTTGTCCAGCGAACTGGGCAAAAGGAAAAATAGCCATGAAACCATCTACAGAGGGTGTTTCAGATTATTTATCtaaaatttaa